One window from the genome of Asterias amurensis chromosome 12, ASM3211899v1 encodes:
- the LOC139945125 gene encoding uncharacterized protein isoform X1, whose translation MTQLALCLVLLCLGVGPAISASTDATTPETTTVAVPTTVKATTVKATTTRTTTGSPTTTTTGMTTKESNSTDLTTTFETGSTANMTTGPTVNTTTEETNGTTTEPTTFMRATTQPVTMMPGPTRYEVNDTDGRCILMQFYAKMDITYSYMEGNVCRDAVSVIDVAPNSVPSGNCSVKGIRSFAININDRPNWFLRLEFTSVEKTFELTTVILEWKYETPYFNENATCIGELEEAMLNDTKQINIKGSVGNTYQCTNQELTMGSAVVTFKGLMFQPFADESEDKGNFGDVETCEADKPTNAPSKTDNTGMIVGIVIGVLALVIIVGGGAFFLVRSRAKRESYKSLD comes from the exons ATGACGCAACTAGCTCTGTGCCTTGTTCTGCTGTGTCTGG GTGTTGGACCAGCAATTTCGGCAAGCACTGATGCAACCACTCCGGAGACAACAACAGTGGCCGTCCCAACCACCGTGAAGGCCACAACGGTCAAAGCAACAACAACTCGAACTACAACAGg TAGtccaaccacaaccacaactgGTATGACTACAAAAGAGTCAAATTCGACTGATCTCACGACGACATTTGAAACCGGATCGACCGCCAACATGACGACTGGACCAACAGTTAACACCACGACCGAGGAAACCAACGGGACAACTACCGAACCTACGACATTCATGAGAGCGACCACCCAGCCGGTAACTATGATGCCTGGCCCAACAAG ATATGAAGTGAACGACACTGACGGCAGGTGTATTCTGATGCAGTTCTATGCAAAGATGGACATTACGTACTCATACATGGAAGGAAAC GTATGTAGAGACGCCGTATCCGTTATTGACGTTGCACCCAACTCCGTCCCATCGGGTAATTGCTCGGTCAAAGGTATTAGAAGCTTCGCCATTAACATTAACGATCGACCGAACTGGTTCCTCCGCCTGGAGTTCACAAGTGTCGAGAAGACTTTCGAGTTGACAACCGTTATCCTCGAATGGAAATATGAGACGCCGTATTTTAATGAAAACGCTACGTGTATTG GTGAACTGGAAGAGGCAATGCTTAACGACACGAAACAGATTAATATAAAAGGATCAGTTGGGAATACCTATCAGTGTACCAACCAGGAATTAACCATGGGTTCTGCAGTCGTCACCTTCAAGGGTCTCATGTTTCAACCTTTCGCTGATGAATCAGAAGATAAAGGCAACTTTGGGGACG TGGAAACGTGCGAAGCAGACAAACCCACCAACGCCCCATCAAAAACCGATAACACGGGAATGATCGTCGGCATAGTGATCGGAGTTTTAGCTCTAGTCATCATCGTCGGTGGGGGCGCTTTCTTCTTGGTCAGGTCAAGGGCCAAGAGAGAATCTTATAAGAGTTTGGATTAG
- the LOC139945125 gene encoding uncharacterized protein isoform X2: MTQLALCLVLLCLGVGPAISASTDATTPETTTVAVPTTVKATTVKATTTRTTTGPTTTTTGMTTKESNSTDLTTTFETGSTANMTTGPTVNTTTEETNGTTTEPTTFMRATTQPVTMMPGPTRYEVNDTDGRCILMQFYAKMDITYSYMEGNVCRDAVSVIDVAPNSVPSGNCSVKGIRSFAININDRPNWFLRLEFTSVEKTFELTTVILEWKYETPYFNENATCIGELEEAMLNDTKQINIKGSVGNTYQCTNQELTMGSAVVTFKGLMFQPFADESEDKGNFGDVETCEADKPTNAPSKTDNTGMIVGIVIGVLALVIIVGGGAFFLVRSRAKRESYKSLD; encoded by the exons ATGACGCAACTAGCTCTGTGCCTTGTTCTGCTGTGTCTGG GTGTTGGACCAGCAATTTCGGCAAGCACTGATGCAACCACTCCGGAGACAACAACAGTGGCCGTCCCAACCACCGTGAAGGCCACAACGGTCAAAGCAACAACAACTCGAACTACAACAGg tccaaccacaaccacaactgGTATGACTACAAAAGAGTCAAATTCGACTGATCTCACGACGACATTTGAAACCGGATCGACCGCCAACATGACGACTGGACCAACAGTTAACACCACGACCGAGGAAACCAACGGGACAACTACCGAACCTACGACATTCATGAGAGCGACCACCCAGCCGGTAACTATGATGCCTGGCCCAACAAG ATATGAAGTGAACGACACTGACGGCAGGTGTATTCTGATGCAGTTCTATGCAAAGATGGACATTACGTACTCATACATGGAAGGAAAC GTATGTAGAGACGCCGTATCCGTTATTGACGTTGCACCCAACTCCGTCCCATCGGGTAATTGCTCGGTCAAAGGTATTAGAAGCTTCGCCATTAACATTAACGATCGACCGAACTGGTTCCTCCGCCTGGAGTTCACAAGTGTCGAGAAGACTTTCGAGTTGACAACCGTTATCCTCGAATGGAAATATGAGACGCCGTATTTTAATGAAAACGCTACGTGTATTG GTGAACTGGAAGAGGCAATGCTTAACGACACGAAACAGATTAATATAAAAGGATCAGTTGGGAATACCTATCAGTGTACCAACCAGGAATTAACCATGGGTTCTGCAGTCGTCACCTTCAAGGGTCTCATGTTTCAACCTTTCGCTGATGAATCAGAAGATAAAGGCAACTTTGGGGACG TGGAAACGTGCGAAGCAGACAAACCCACCAACGCCCCATCAAAAACCGATAACACGGGAATGATCGTCGGCATAGTGATCGGAGTTTTAGCTCTAGTCATCATCGTCGGTGGGGGCGCTTTCTTCTTGGTCAGGTCAAGGGCCAAGAGAGAATCTTATAAGAGTTTGGATTAG